The window AGCCTAAACACGCCATCGCAGCCACCTTATCAACTTCAGACAAATGGCTCGCCATGCGTCCTCCCATCGACTTACCACCAATCACAAGCTTATCGGCATCAACCTGCCCAATAATCTCTTGGTAGGCTTCAAGTAGCTTAGGGGCTCGATCAGGTGGACGACGCTTACCATCTTCCGCACGTTTGATCATGTAAGGGAAATTAAAACGAATCACTCGTATTCCTTTAAATGCCAACCCTTTGGCTACCGACTGCATGAACTCATGATCCATACCTGCACCTGCGCCGTGCGCGAAGACAAAGGTTACTGGGTTGTCTTCACCATCAATAATGATGTTATTCATCCAGCAAATCCTCTTGTTCACTTTGTGCTTTCGCTAACATCCAATCTCGGAAGGTCGCAATACGTCCCATGTCGGCCTGTTTCTCATGACACACCACATAGAAGGCATTCTTACTCACCAACACTTCATCAAATGGAGCCAACAATCGGCCGGCCTCGATTTCAGGTTGAGCTAAAACGTTGTTCCCCAGAGCAATACCTTGCCCATGGGCAGCAGCTTGCAACACCATGGTCGAGTGGCTAAAGATAGGGCCGTGATTCACGTTAACGCCATCAATGCCATTTTGTTTCGCGAACTGTTTCCAATCTTTTCGAGAGGTATCGTGCAGTAGCGTATGACATGCCAAATCGCTTAACGATTCTAGAGGTTTCGTTCCGAGCAACACCGACGGTGAGCAAAGAGGAATTAAGTATTCTTGGTAAAGCTTATCAGCTCTAAGCCCCGACCAATTGCCTCGCCCGTAGTAAATAGCCACGTCTACGTCATCCGTTAGCGAGCCTTCATCCATATCTACAGCTTTGATTCGCACATCGATATCCGGTTCTTGCTGATTAAAATCAGCCAACCTTGGTACTAACCATTGAATCGCAAAACTTGGCGGTAAGCTGATGGTCAATGCGCCCTTCTCGCTTCGCTCAAGCACCTTGTCTGTCGCCTCAGCCAAAGAAGTGAAGATATCTTTAATATCTAAGAAGTAGCTTTGACCCTCTTCAGTCAGCAACAAAGAGCGGTTTCTTCGGCGAAAGAGCTTTAATGACAAGAATTCTTCAAGCGCCTTAATTTGATGACTTACTGCAGCTTGAGTCACAAATAACTCTTCTGCGGCACGCGTAAAACTCAAGTGTCGAGCCGCGGCTTCAAACACTCTCAAGGAGTTTAATGGGGGTAATCGACGAGACATAGTTACTCTCTAAATAGGCATTAGTTTTTTTTATCTGAAACATTATAATTTGT of the Vibrio lentus genome contains:
- a CDS encoding alpha/beta fold hydrolase; translation: MNNIIIDGEDNPVTFVFAHGAGAGMDHEFMQSVAKGLAFKGIRVIRFNFPYMIKRAEDGKRRPPDRAPKLLEAYQEIIGQVDADKLVIGGKSMGGRMASHLSEVDKVAAMACLGFPFHPPGKPDKYKGEHLAELTKPCLILQGERDTFGKRDEFTDFDLSDSIRVEFIPDGDHSFKPRKSSGYTEQQNIALTVEKLSAFIKEVLNEK
- a CDS encoding transcriptional regulator GcvA codes for the protein MSRRLPPLNSLRVFEAAARHLSFTRAAEELFVTQAAVSHQIKALEEFLSLKLFRRRNRSLLLTEEGQSYFLDIKDIFTSLAEATDKVLERSEKGALTISLPPSFAIQWLVPRLADFNQQEPDIDVRIKAVDMDEGSLTDDVDVAIYYGRGNWSGLRADKLYQEYLIPLCSPSVLLGTKPLESLSDLACHTLLHDTSRKDWKQFAKQNGIDGVNVNHGPIFSHSTMVLQAAAHGQGIALGNNVLAQPEIEAGRLLAPFDEVLVSKNAFYVVCHEKQADMGRIATFRDWMLAKAQSEQEDLLDE